A region from the Chelmon rostratus isolate fCheRos1 chromosome 6, fCheRos1.pri, whole genome shotgun sequence genome encodes:
- the tpm1 gene encoding tropomyosin alpha-1 chain isoform X9, which translates to MAGGTSLEAVKRKIKFLQEQADGAEERVERLQKELLAERKAREQAEGDVASLNRRIQLVEEELDRAQERLATALTKLEEAEKAADESERGMKVIENRAMKDEEKMELQEIQLKEAKHIAEEADRKYEEVARKLVIIEGDLERTEERAELSEGKCSELEEELKTVTNNLKSLEAQAEKYSQKEDKYEEEIKVLTDKLKEAETRAEFAERSVAKLEKTIDDLEDELYAQKLKYKAISEELDHALNDMTSM; encoded by the exons ATGGCCGGAGGTACATCGCTGGAGGCCGTCAAACGAAAGATCAAATTCTTGCAAGAGCAGGCAGACGGTGCAGAAGAGAGAGTCGAGAGATTACAGAAGGAGTTGCTTGCGGAGAGGAAAGCCAGGGAACAA GCTGAGGGAGATGTCGCTTCCCTTAACAGACGTATCCAGCTGGTTGAGGAGGAGTTGGATCGTGCTCAGGAGCGTCTGGCTACTGCCCTGACcaagctggaggaggctgagaagGCTGCTGATGAGAGTGAGAG AGGCATGAAGGTCATTGAGAACAGGGCCATGAAAGACGAGGAGAAGATGGAGCTGCAGGAGATCCAGCTGAAAGAGGCCAAGCACATCGCTGAGGAGGCTGACCGCAAATATGAGGAG GTGGCCCGTAAGCTGGTCATCATTGAGGGCGACCTGGAGCGTACAGAGGAGCGCGCTGAGCTGTCAGAAGG CAAATGCTCTGAGCTTGAGGAAGAGTTGAAAACTGTGACCAACAACCTGAAGTCACTGGAGGCCCAGGCTGAGAAG TACTCACAGAAGGAGGACAAGTACGAGGAGGAGATCAAGGTCCTCACCGACAAGCTGAAGGAG GCTGAGACTCGTGCTGAGTTCGCTGAGAGATCAGTAGCCAAGCTTGAGAAGACCATTGATGACTTGGAAG ATGAGTTGTATGCCCAGAAACTGAAGTACAAGGCCATCAGCGAGGAGCTGGACCACGCCCTCAACGACATGACTTCCATGTAA
- the tpm1 gene encoding tropomyosin alpha-1 chain isoform X3 — protein sequence MDAIKKKMQMLKLDKENALDRAEQAESDKKAAEDRSKQLEDDLVALQKKLKGTEDELDKYSEALKDAQEKLELAEKKATDAEGDVASLNRRIQLVEEELDRAQERLATALTKLEEAEKAADESERGMKVIENRAMKDEEKMELQEIQLKEAKHIAEEADRKYEEVARKLVIIEGDLERTEERAELSEGKCSELEEELKTVTNNLKSLEAQAEKYSQKEDKYEEEIKVLTDKLKEAETRAEFAERSVAKLEKTIDDLEDELYAQKLKYKAISEELDHALNDMTSM from the exons ATGGATGCCATCAAGAAGAAGATGCAGATGCTCAAGCTCGACAAGGAGAATGCCTTGGACAGAGCTGAGCAGGCCGAGTCAGAcaagaaagcagcagaggacagaagcaaaCAG CTTGAGGACGATTTGGTAGCTCtgcagaagaagctgaaggGAACTGAGGATGAGCTGGACAAGTACTCCGAGGCTCTTAAAGACGCCCAGGAGAAACTTGAGCTGGCTGAGAAGAAAGCCACTGAT GCTGAGGGAGATGTCGCTTCCCTTAACAGACGTATCCAGCTGGTTGAGGAGGAGTTGGATCGTGCTCAGGAGCGTCTGGCTACTGCCCTGACcaagctggaggaggctgagaagGCTGCTGATGAGAGTGAGAG AGGCATGAAGGTCATTGAGAACAGGGCCATGAAAGACGAGGAGAAGATGGAGCTGCAGGAGATCCAGCTGAAAGAGGCCAAGCACATCGCTGAGGAGGCTGACCGCAAATATGAGGAG GTGGCCCGTAAGCTGGTCATCATTGAGGGCGACCTGGAGCGTACAGAGGAGCGCGCTGAGCTGTCAGAAGG CAAATGCTCTGAGCTTGAGGAAGAGTTGAAAACTGTGACCAACAACCTGAAGTCACTGGAGGCCCAGGCTGAGAAG TACTCACAGAAGGAGGACAAGTACGAGGAGGAGATCAAGGTCCTCACCGACAAGCTGAAGGAG GCTGAGACTCGTGCTGAGTTCGCTGAGAGATCAGTAGCCAAGCTTGAGAAGACCATTGATGACTTGGAAG ATGAGTTGTATGCCCAGAAACTGAAGTACAAGGCCATCAGCGAGGAGCTGGACCACGCCCTCAACGACATGACTTCCATGTAA